The following are encoded together in the Triticum dicoccoides isolate Atlit2015 ecotype Zavitan chromosome 6B, WEW_v2.0, whole genome shotgun sequence genome:
- the LOC119324176 gene encoding 5'-3' exoribonuclease-like produces MTTTRPAATTEEEEEMVMAASAAPANAAPPDADDREQQKKVQARRKKKKKRRRTPSEEELAALRSVLRWARRGEAGDEEEADCEHLLPAGRRRPRVAVELHAHSARSDGSLSPAALVERAHRNGVKVLALTDHDTMAGVAEAMETAKEFSIRIIPGVEISALYSPSNGSGANEPVHVLAYYGSWGPAKSQELKKVLSSIREGRYTRAKEMLSKLRNLGMPLKFEDVSDIAGNGVAPGRVHVARAMVEAGYVDNLRQAFSRYLYDGGPAYATGSEPAGESVVQLICRTGGIAVLAHPWALKNPVPVIKHLKAVGLHAIEVYRSDGKLSGLSDLADTYELLKLGGSDYHGRDDKEEPDIGSVDLPVLAFFRFLEVAQPIWCNAIKEIFANATERTGLNGPKGCHWTSSVDDLCNMCLSSPELEETDDSEVEVLRTEFADIILRNRSCKTLIEQRAEITSLLH; encoded by the exons ATGACGACGACGCGCCCcgccgctacgaccgaggaggaggaggagatggtcaTGGCCGCCTCTGCAGCGCCGGCCAATGCCGCGCCACCGGACGCAGACGATCGGGAGCAGCAGAAGAAGGTgcaagcgaggaggaagaagaagaagaagcgtcgGAGGACGCCGAGCGAGGAGGAGCTGGCCGCGCTGAGGTCCGTGCTCCGCTGGGCCCGCCGCGGCGAGgcgggcgacgaggaggaggcggactGTGAGCACCTGTTGCCGGCTGGGAGGCGGCGGCCGCGCGTGGCGGTGGAGCTGCATGCGCACTCGGCGCGCAGCGACGGCTCGCTCTCGCCCGCGGCTCTCGTGGAGCGCGCGCACCGCAATGGG GTGAAAGTGCTCGCACTGACTGATCATGACACCATGGCGGGCGTCGCGGAGGCGATGGAGACTGCAAAGGAATTTTCTATCAGGATCATTCCTGGTGTTGAGATAAGCGCCCTTTATTCGCCTAG TAATGGATCAGGAGCCAATGAACCTGTTCATGTTCTCGCATACTACGGTAGTTGGGGCCCTGCTAAATCTCAGGAACTGAAGAAGGTTCTATCTAGCATCAGGGAGGGCCGCTATACACGTGCCAAGGAGATGCTATCGAAACTTAGGAACCTTGGCATGCCATTGAAGTTTGAAGATGTCTCTGATATAGCAGGGAATGGAGTGGCTCCAGGGCGGGTCCACGTGGCGCGTGCCATGGTTGAAGCTGGATATGTTGATAATCTTAGGCAAGCTTTCAGCAGGTACTTGTACGATGGAGGGCCTGCTTATGCTAC TGGTAGTGAGCCAGCTGGGGAATCTGTTGTGCAGCTAATATGTAGAACTGGGGGCATAGCTGTTTTGGCTCATCCGTGGGCATTGAAAAATCCTGTTCCTGTGATAAAGCATTTGAAAGCTGTTGGTCTGCATGCTATTGAGGTCTATCGAAGCGATGGGAAACTATCTG GATTGAGTGATCTGGCTGATACTTATGAGCTTCTGAAGCTCGGTGGATCAGATTACCATGGACGAGATGACAAGGAAGAACCTGATATAGGAAGTGTTGATCTTCCGGTCTTGGCATTTTTTAGATTTCTTGAGGTAGCTCAACCAATTTGGTGCAATGCTATCAAGGAAATTTTTGCAAACGCCACTGAAAGAACTGGCTTGAATGGCCCAAAAGGATGTCATTGGACTAGCTCTGTAGATGATTTATGTAATATGTGCCTTTCTTCTCCAGAACTGGAGGAAACAGATGATTCTGAGGTTGAGGTCCTCCGGACGGAATTTGCAGACATTATCCTCAGGAACAGAAGCTGCAAGACGCTTATTGAACAGCGAGCAGAAATCACCTCTCTTCTCCACTGA